One segment of Polaribacter huanghezhanensis DNA contains the following:
- a CDS encoding heme-binding domain-containing protein has protein sequence MKKVKIILLVLLIALVGIQFFPTTRNQSKTVPKTDFMLVNNVPYHIKIKVQTSCYDCHSNNTSYPWYNKIQPIAWFLEDHVIAGKKELNFSAWSNYSNRRKKGKLKSIISQIKEGEMPLTSYTLIHGDAKFTEKEKKELFEWLTQLRDSI, from the coding sequence ATGAAAAAAGTTAAAATCATACTTTTGGTTTTATTGATTGCACTTGTGGGAATACAATTTTTTCCCACAACTCGCAATCAAAGTAAAACGGTGCCTAAAACTGATTTTATGTTGGTAAATAATGTTCCTTATCATATCAAAATTAAGGTACAAACCTCTTGTTATGATTGCCATAGTAATAATACATCATACCCTTGGTATAATAAAATTCAACCTATTGCTTGGTTTTTAGAAGACCATGTAATAGCAGGAAAAAAAGAACTTAATTTTAGTGCTTGGAGCAATTATTCTAATAGAAGAAAGAAAGGCAAATTAAAATCAATAATAAGTCAAATTAAAGAGGGTGAGATGCCATTAACATCTTATACTTTAATTCATGGCGATGCAAAATTCACAGAAAAAGAGAAAAAAGAACTTTTTGAATGGCTTACACAATTAAGAGATAGTATATAA
- a CDS encoding YybH family protein: protein MKLLKSLIIITIFTVVLTSCKKQEKEVVTNKEEIVNISKEKEAIFSVMQAYKDAIQNLTTDGTFELFTPEATIFEQGKAEGTYKEYINHHLGPELGHFKSFTFSDYGINTTVSLPYAYTTEKYVYTIVLKGDKAKGVKERTIKSKGVATSILQKIDGNWKIIHSHTSFKKLKP, encoded by the coding sequence ATGAAACTTTTAAAATCACTTATTATCATCACCATTTTTACAGTAGTACTTACAAGCTGTAAAAAACAAGAGAAAGAAGTCGTAACCAATAAAGAAGAAATAGTTAATATATCAAAAGAAAAAGAAGCAATATTTTCTGTAATGCAGGCATACAAAGATGCAATACAAAATTTAACAACAGATGGTACTTTTGAACTATTTACTCCAGAAGCTACTATTTTTGAACAAGGGAAAGCAGAAGGCACTTACAAAGAATACATCAACCATCATTTAGGTCCAGAATTAGGGCATTTTAAAAGCTTTACCTTTTCAGATTACGGTATTAATACAACAGTTAGCTTGCCGTATGCATATACTACAGAAAAGTATGTATATACAATTGTTTTAAAAGGTGATAAAGCTAAAGGAGTTAAAGAGAGAACCATAAAAAGTAAAGGAGTTGCTACTTCTATTTTACAAAAAATTGATGGCAACTGGAAAATTATTCATTCTCACACTTCATTTAAAAAATTGAAGCCGTAA
- a CDS encoding DUF302 domain-containing protein: MKTANYGYRKKVKATFIDAIEQTKQALKNDGFGVLTEIDIKNTLKNKLNVEMENYTILGACHPPSAYQSIQSEIEIGLMLPCNVIVYQKNDAVFVSAIMPTVAMGMIENNELGNVALDIEKRLKLVIDSL; the protein is encoded by the coding sequence ATGAAAACAGCAAATTATGGATATCGAAAAAAAGTAAAGGCTACGTTTATAGATGCAATAGAACAAACAAAACAAGCCTTAAAAAATGATGGATTTGGGGTGTTAACTGAAATAGATATTAAAAACACGCTAAAAAACAAACTTAATGTTGAAATGGAGAATTACACCATTTTAGGTGCTTGTCATCCACCAAGCGCATATCAATCCATCCAGTCAGAAATTGAAATTGGTTTAATGTTGCCCTGCAACGTTATTGTATATCAAAAAAACGATGCTGTATTTGTTTCTGCAATTATGCCAACTGTAGCCATGGGAATGATTGAAAATAATGAATTAGGGAATGTAGCATTAGATATTGAAAAACGATTAAAATTAGTCATAGATTCTTTGTAG